From the genome of Bos indicus x Bos taurus breed Angus x Brahman F1 hybrid chromosome 14, Bos_hybrid_MaternalHap_v2.0, whole genome shotgun sequence, one region includes:
- the SQLE gene encoding squalene monooxygenase isoform X1: MWTFLGIATFTYFYKKCGDFVSLANKELLLCVLVFLSLGLVLSYRYRSGALLGRRQSGSQLAGFSYILSALPFIGFFWAKSPAGSENKEKLGSRRCKKGTSISETTLIGTAASTLTSSQNDPEVIIVGSGVLGSALAAVLSRDGRKVTVIERDLKEPDRILGEFLQPGGYYVLKDLGLEDTVEGIDAQVVNGYIIHDQESKTEVQIPFPLSENNHVQSGRAFHHGRFIMRLRKAAMAEPNAKFIEGTVLQLLEEDDAVMGVQYKDKETGDIKELHAPLTVVADGLFSKFRKNLISNKVSISSHFVGFLMENAPQFKANHAELILANPSPVLIYQISPNETRVLVDVRGDMPRNLREYMTENIYPQLPDHLKGPFLEASQNSRLRSMPASFLPSSPVNKRGVLLLGDAYNMRHPLTGGGMTVVFNDIKLWRKLLKGIPDLYDDAAVFQAKKSFYWARKKSHSFVVNVLAQALYELFSATDDSLHQLRKACFFYFKLGGKCVAGPVGLLSVLSPNPLVLIGHFFGVAVYATYFCFKSEPWITKPRAIFSSGAVLYRACSVIFPLIYSEMKYLVH, translated from the exons ATGTGGACTTTTCTCGGCATCGCCACTTTCAcctatttttataagaaatgcgGAGACTTTGTCTCTCTGGCCAACAAGGAGCTGTTGCTGTGCGTGCTGGTGTTCCTGTCGCTGGGGCTCGTGCTGTCTTATCGCTACCGGAGTGGGGCCCTCCTCGGGCGCCGGCAGAGCGGCTCCCAGTTGGCGGGCTTCTCCTATATTCTGTCAGCCTTGCCTTTCATTGGCTTCTTCTGGGCCAAGTCCCCCGCTGgatcagaaaataaagagaagctGGGGTCTAGGAGG tgcaAAAAAGGGACCAGTATTTCAGAAACAACCTTAATAGGAACAGCTGCCTCTACACTGACCTCTTCTCAAAATGATCCAGAAGTAATCATCGTGGGATCTGGCGTCCTCGGCTCTGCTTTGGCTGCAGTGCTTTCCAGAGATGGAAGAAAGGTGACGGTAATTGAGAGAGATTTAAAAGAGCCTGACCGGATCCTTGGAGAATTTCTGCAGCCAGGTGGTTATTATGTCCTGAAAGACCTTGGTCTTGAAG ATACAGTGGAAGGTATTGATGCCCAGGTTGTAAATGGCTACATAATTCATGATCAGGAAAGCAAAACAGAGGttcagattcctttccctctGTCAGAGAACAATCATGTGCAGAGTGGAAGAGCTTTCCATCATGGAAGATTCATCATGCGTCTCCGGAAGGCAGCCATGGCAGAGCCCAA tGCAAAGTTTATCGAGGGCACTGTGCTGCAGTTACTAgaagaagatgatgctgtgatggGAGTTCAGTACAAGGATAAAGAGACTGGAGACATCAAG GAACTCCATGCTCCATTGACTGTTGTTGCAGATGGACTTTTCTCCAAGTTCAGGAAAAACCTGATCTCCAATAAAGTTTCCATTTCTTCACATTTTGTTGGCTTCCTTATGGAG aaTGCACCGCAGTTTAAAGCAAATCATGCCGAACTTATTTTAGCTAACCCAAGTCCAGTTCTCATCTACCAAATTTCACCTAATGAAACTCGAGTGCTTGTGGACGTCCGAGGAGACATGCCAAGGAATTTGAGAGAATACATGACTGAAAATATCTACCCACAGTTACCTG ATCACCTGAAAGGACCATTCCTAGAAGCCTCTCAGAATTCACGTTTGAGATCAATGCCAGCAAGCTTCCTCCCTTCTTCACCAGTAAACAAACGAG GTGTTCTTCTTTTGGGAGATGCATATAATATGAGGCATCCTCTTACTGGTGGAGGAATGACTGTTGtttttaatgatataaaattGTGGAGAAAATTGCTGAAGGGTATCCCTGACCTTTATGATGATGCCGCTGTTTTCCAG gccaaaaaatcattttattgggCAAGAAAAAAGTCTCATTCCTTTGTTGTGAATGTCCTTGCTCAGGctctttatgaattattttctgccaCAGATG attccCTACATCAACTGAGAAAAGcctgttttttttatttcaaacttgGTGGAAAATGTGTTGCAGGTCCGGTTGGGCTGCTTTCCGT ATTATCTCCCAATCCTCTGGTTTTAATTGGACACTTCTTTGGCGTTGCAGTCTATGCCacctatttttgctttaaatcgGAACCTTGGATTACAAAACCCCGAGCCATTTTCAGTAGCGGTGCTGTATTGTACAGAGCGTGTTCTGTAATATTTCCTCTCATTTACTCAGAAATGAAGTACTTGGTTCATTAA
- the SQLE gene encoding squalene monooxygenase isoform X2: MWTFLGIATFTYFYKKCGDFVSLANKELLLCVLVFLSLGLVLSYRYRSGALLGRRQSGSQLAGFSYILSALPFIGFFWAKSPAGSENKEKLGSRRCKKGTSISETTLIGTAASTLTSSQNDPEVIIVGSGVLGSALAAVLSRDGRKVTVIERDLKEPDRILGEFLQPGGYYVLKDLGLEDTVEGIDAQVVNGYIIHDQESKTEVQIPFPLSENNHVQSGRAFHHGRFIMRLRKAAMAEPNAKFIEGTVLQLLEEDDAVMGVQYKDKETGDIKELHAPLTVVADGLFSKFRKNLISNKVSISSHFVGFLMENAPQFKANHAELILANPSPVLIYQISPNETRVLVDVRGDMPRNLREYMTENIYPQLPDHLKGPFLEASQNSRLRSMPASFLPSSPVNKRGVLLLGDAYNMRHPLTGGGMTVVFNDIKLWRKLLKGIPDLYDDAAVFQAKKSFYWARKKSHSFVVNVLAQALYELFSATDDYLPILWF, encoded by the exons ATGTGGACTTTTCTCGGCATCGCCACTTTCAcctatttttataagaaatgcgGAGACTTTGTCTCTCTGGCCAACAAGGAGCTGTTGCTGTGCGTGCTGGTGTTCCTGTCGCTGGGGCTCGTGCTGTCTTATCGCTACCGGAGTGGGGCCCTCCTCGGGCGCCGGCAGAGCGGCTCCCAGTTGGCGGGCTTCTCCTATATTCTGTCAGCCTTGCCTTTCATTGGCTTCTTCTGGGCCAAGTCCCCCGCTGgatcagaaaataaagagaagctGGGGTCTAGGAGG tgcaAAAAAGGGACCAGTATTTCAGAAACAACCTTAATAGGAACAGCTGCCTCTACACTGACCTCTTCTCAAAATGATCCAGAAGTAATCATCGTGGGATCTGGCGTCCTCGGCTCTGCTTTGGCTGCAGTGCTTTCCAGAGATGGAAGAAAGGTGACGGTAATTGAGAGAGATTTAAAAGAGCCTGACCGGATCCTTGGAGAATTTCTGCAGCCAGGTGGTTATTATGTCCTGAAAGACCTTGGTCTTGAAG ATACAGTGGAAGGTATTGATGCCCAGGTTGTAAATGGCTACATAATTCATGATCAGGAAAGCAAAACAGAGGttcagattcctttccctctGTCAGAGAACAATCATGTGCAGAGTGGAAGAGCTTTCCATCATGGAAGATTCATCATGCGTCTCCGGAAGGCAGCCATGGCAGAGCCCAA tGCAAAGTTTATCGAGGGCACTGTGCTGCAGTTACTAgaagaagatgatgctgtgatggGAGTTCAGTACAAGGATAAAGAGACTGGAGACATCAAG GAACTCCATGCTCCATTGACTGTTGTTGCAGATGGACTTTTCTCCAAGTTCAGGAAAAACCTGATCTCCAATAAAGTTTCCATTTCTTCACATTTTGTTGGCTTCCTTATGGAG aaTGCACCGCAGTTTAAAGCAAATCATGCCGAACTTATTTTAGCTAACCCAAGTCCAGTTCTCATCTACCAAATTTCACCTAATGAAACTCGAGTGCTTGTGGACGTCCGAGGAGACATGCCAAGGAATTTGAGAGAATACATGACTGAAAATATCTACCCACAGTTACCTG ATCACCTGAAAGGACCATTCCTAGAAGCCTCTCAGAATTCACGTTTGAGATCAATGCCAGCAAGCTTCCTCCCTTCTTCACCAGTAAACAAACGAG GTGTTCTTCTTTTGGGAGATGCATATAATATGAGGCATCCTCTTACTGGTGGAGGAATGACTGTTGtttttaatgatataaaattGTGGAGAAAATTGCTGAAGGGTATCCCTGACCTTTATGATGATGCCGCTGTTTTCCAG gccaaaaaatcattttattgggCAAGAAAAAAGTCTCATTCCTTTGTTGTGAATGTCCTTGCTCAGGctctttatgaattattttctgccaCAGATG ATTATCTCCCAATCCTCTGGTTTTAA
- the ZNF572 gene encoding zinc finger protein 572, translating into MEQEQKLLVSDSNGLTKKESLKNTITGDESKNNLKTVQFSNSKADKERASKWSRSDGPENYKDEDTKEILLTGSQGGKTERDDSYENDSNLGSQRNCTEKEEEQPNHWGWSPGDHTGPAGQQNPSFGDKPYKCSECWKSFSNSSHLRIHQRTHSGEKPYRCSECGKCFSNSSHLIQHLRTHTGEKPYQCGECGKSFSNTSHLIIHERTHTGEKPYKCPECAKSFSSSSHLIQHHRSHTGEKPYECPLCGKCFSHSYVLVEHQRTHTGEKPYKCPDCGKSFSQSSSLIRHQRTHTGEKPYKCPECGKGFGCNSTLIKHQRIHTGEKPYQCIECGKNFSRSSNLVTHQKMHTDDKTYQSSEYEESLSQNYSLIEECRIQPGEKPYKCCECGKSFGLSSHLIRHQRTHTGEKPYRCSECWKTFSQSSTLVIHQRTHTGEKPYKCPDCGECFSQSFNLIRHRRTHMGEKPYKCTDCEKCFSRSAYLSQHRKIHVGKSFESPEVEDFPHEWTWKNYSGEIALIPSFSVPSSSPS; encoded by the exons ATGGAACAAGAGCAAAAACTATTGGTCTCAGATTCTAATGGCCTCACAAAGAAGGAGAGTTTGAAAAACACTATTACAG GAGATGAAAGTAAGAATAATTtgaaaactgttcagttcagtaactccaAGGCAGATAAAGAGAGAGCCTCAAAATGGTCTAGAAGTGATGGCCCAGAAAATTATAAGGATGAAGACACAAAAGAAATACTGTTGACAGGGTCCCAAGGAGGTAAAACTGAACGTGATGATTCCTATGAGAATGATAGCAACTTGGGGAGTCAGAGAAATTGTACAGAAAAAGAGGAGGAACAACCCAATCACTGGGGATGGAGCCCAGGAGACCATACCGGGCCTGCTGGCCAGCAGAACCCATCCTTTGGGGACAAACCCTACAAATGTTCTGAATGTTGGAAAAGCTTCAGTAATAGTTCTCATCTTCGAATTCACCAGAGGACCCACTCAGGAGAAAAACCTTACAGATGTTCTGAGTGTGGAAAGTGCTTCAGTAACAGCTCTCACTTGATTCAGCACCTGAGAACACACACAGGCGAGAAGCCCTACCAATGTGGTGAATGTGGGAAAAGCTTCAGCAACACTTCCCATCTTATTATCCATGAAAGAACTCACACGGGAGAGAAACCCTATAAATGTCCTGAGTGTGCGAAGAGTTTCAGCAGCAGCTCTCACCTTATTCAGCATCACCGATCGCATACAGGTGAAAAACCATATGAATGTCCGCTTTGTGGGAAATGCTTCAGCCATAGTTATGTGCTTGTAGAACATCAGAGGACCCACACTGGAGAAAAACCTTATAAGTGCCCCGACTGTGGGAAGAGTTTTAGTCAGAGCTCTAGTTTGATTCGTCACCAGCGGACACACACTGGTGAGAAACCCTATAAATGTCCTGAATGTGGAAAAGGCTTTGGTTGTAATTCTACTCTAATCAAGCATCAGAGAATACATACAGGAGAAAAACCCTATCAGTGTATAGAATGTGGGAAGAATTTCAGTCGAAGTTCGAACCTGGTTACACATCAGAAAATGCACACAGATGACAAAACCTATCAAAGTTCTGAGTATGAAGAAAGTTTGAGTCAGAACTATAGCCTGATAGAAGAATGCAGAATCCAGCCAGGAGAGAAGCCATATAAATGTTGTGAATGTGGAAAGAGTTTTGGCCTCAGCTCTCATCTCATAAGACATCAGAGAACGCATACAGGAGAAAAACCTTACAGATGTTCTGAGTGTTGGAAAACTTTTAGTCAGAGTTCCACCCTGGTGATTCACCAAAggacacacacaggagagaaaccttataaatgtccTGACTGTGGTGAGTGCTTCAGTCAGAGCTTTAACCTTATCAGGCACCGGAGGACCCACATGGGAgaaaaaccttacaaatgtaCTGACTGTGAGAAATGCTTCAGCCGAAGTGCCTATCTCAGTCAGCATCGGAAAATTCACGTAGGAAAATCTTTTGAGTCTCCTGAAGTGGAAGATTTTCCTCATGAATGGACTTGGAAAAACTATTCTGGGGAAATAGCACTcatcccttcattttcagtcCCAAGTTCATCTCCCTCCTGA